The following are encoded together in the Lactuca sativa cultivar Salinas chromosome 1, Lsat_Salinas_v11, whole genome shotgun sequence genome:
- the LOC111909271 gene encoding coatomer subunit beta'-2, which yields MPLRLEIKRKLAQRSERVKSVDLHPTEPWILTSLYSGTVCIWDYQSQAMAKSFEVTELPVRSAKFVARKQWVVAGADDMFIRVYNYNTMDKVKVFEAHTDYIRCVAVHPTLPYILSSSDDMLIKLWDWEKSWYCTQIFEGHSHYVMQVTINPKDTNTFASASLDRTIKIWNLGSPDPNFTLDAHLKGVNCVDYFTGGDKPYLITGSDDHTAKVWDYQTKTCVQTLEGHTHNVSAVCFHPELPIIITGSEDGTVRIWHSTTYRLENTLNYGLERVWAVGYMKGSRRIAIGYDEGTIMVKVGREEPVASMDNSGKIIWAKHNEIQTVNIKSVGADFEVSDGERLPLGVKELGTCDLYPQSLKHNPNGRFVVVCGDGEYIIYTALAWRNRSFGSALEIVWSSDGEYAVRESTTKIKIFNKSFQEKKSIRPTFSAERMYGGSLLAMCSNDFICFYDWAECRLIQRIDVNVKNLYWADSGDMLAISSDSSFYILQYNHDVVSAHLDSGRSVDEQGIEDSFKLLYEVSERVRTGLWVGDCFIYTNSSWRLNYCVGGEVTTMFHLDRPMYLLGYLANQSRVFLIDKEFNVIGYTLLLTLIEYKTLVMRGDLDKASTVLPSIPKEHHNSVAHFLESRGMIDEALEVATDPDYRFELAIQLGKLEIAKDIALVAQSESKWKQLGELAMSTGLLEMAEDCLKHANDLSGLLLLYSSLGDAEEIAKLALVAKENGKNNVAFACLFMLGKLEDCLQLLVDSNRIPEAALMARSYLPSKVSEIVALWRKDLNKVNQKAAESLADPEEYPNMFEDWQIALEVEERATETRSSYPPAEEYVNYVDRSHVNLVDIFKHMQLDDDEPHENGELDHEEGVEENGNEGEYIDGQEEEEAAAAAANANANAMDNDSSDGAVFVNGNEAEEEEEEWVLTPRHQVD from the exons ATG CCTCTCAGGCTCGAGATCAAG AGGAAACTTGCTCAAAGATCAGAAAGAGTAAAATCCGTGGATCTGCATCCAACAGAGCCATG GATCCTCACAAGTTTGTATTCAGGAACAGTCTGCATCTGGGATTACCAGTCTCAG GCTATGGCAAAATCCTTTGAGGTTACTGAATTACCAG TCAGATCAGCAAAGTTTGTAGCCCGCAAGCAGTGGGTTGTTGCAGGAGCAGATGACATGTTTATCCGTGTGTACAATTACAATACGATGGATAAAGTCAAAGTATTTGAGGCACATACCGATTACATTCGGTGTGTGGCTGTCCACCCTACCCTCCCATATATACTTTCATCTTCTGATGATATGCTTATTAAGCTTTGGGACTGGGAAAAGAGTTGGTATTGTACTCAAATCTTTGAGGGACATTCCCATTATGTCATGCAAGTGACAATCAATCCTAAAGACACCAATACTTTTGCAAGTGCATCACTTGATCGCACCATAAAG ATATGGAATCTTGGGTCTCCTGATCCTAACTTTACACTAGATGCGCATCTCAAAGGAGTGAATTGTGTGGATTATTTCACGGGTGGTGATAAACCTTATCTAATTACTGGATCAGATGATCACACTGCTAAG GTATGGGATTATCAAACCAAAACTTGTGTCCAGACTTTAGAAGGTCACACACACAATGTTTCAGCTGTGTGCTTTCACCCGGAGCTGCCAATAATAATCACAGGTTCTGAGGATGGTACTGTACGTATATGGCATTCAACTACTTATAG ACTTGAGAATACTTTGAATTATGGACTCGAAAGGGTTTGGGCTGTTGGATACATGAAAGGTTCACGAAG GATTGCTATTGGGTATGATGAAGGGACTATAATGGTGAAAGTTGGTAGGGAAGAGCCTGTAGCTAGCATGGATAACAGTGGAAAAATTATATGGGCTAAACATAATGAAATTCAAACTGTTAACATTAAGAGTGTGGGAGCTGATTTTGAG GTCTCTGATGGAGAGAGGTTGCCTTTAGGAGTTAAAGAATTGGGAACATGTGATCTCTACCCACAA AGCTTGAAACACAACCCAAATGGGAGGTTTGTTGTTGTGTGTGGTGATGGTGAATACATCATATATACAGCTTTGGCATGGAGGAACAGATCATTTGGGTCTGCATTGGAGATCGTGTGGTCATCCGATGGTGAATATGCTGTTAGAGAGAGCACAACTAAGATCAAGATTTTTAACAAATCTTTTCAG GAAAAAAAGAGTATCCGACCAACATTTTCTGCTGAACGCATGTATGGAGGATCATTGCTCGCGATGTGCTCGAATGATTTTATATGTTTCTATGATTGGGCTGAGTGCAGATTGATTCAAAGGATCGATGTTAATGTCAAG AACCTTTACTGGGCAGACAGTGGTGATATGTTAGCAATTTCCAGTGATTCATCATTCTATATACTACAGTACAAT CATGATGTAGTGTCTGCACATCTAGACAGTGGAAGATCTGTAGATGAGCAAGGTATTGAAGATTCCTTTAAACTTCTGTATGAAGTGAGCGAAAGAGTTAGAACTGGATTGTGGGTTGGTGACTGTTTTATTTACACTAATTCTTCATGGCGACTCAATTACTGTGTTGGTGGTGAG GTAACCACAATGTTTCATTTGGATCGCCCAATGTATCTTCTAGGATATCTAGCTAATCAAAGCAGGGTTTTTCTCATTGACAAGGAATTCAA TGTCATTGGATACACGTTGCTGCTCACCTTGATTGAGTATAAAACACTTGTGATGCGTGGAGACCTAGACAAAGCTAGTACTGTATTGCCTTCTATTCCAAAGGAGCATCATAACAG TGTTGCTCATTTCTTGGAGTCACGTGGAATGATTGATGAAGCTTTAGAAGTTGCTACAGATCCTGACTATAGATTTGAACTGGCCATTCAGCTTGGTAAACTAGAGATTGCAAAG GATATTGCACTAGTAGCACAAAGTGAGTCGAAATGGAAGCAGTTGGGTGAATTAGCTATGTCTACTGGACTG TTGGAAATGGCTGAAGATTGTTTGAAACATGCAAACGATTTAAGTGGTCTGCTTTTGCTGTATTCTTCTCTGGGAGATGCTGAAGAGATAGCAAAACTTGCACTTGTTGcaaaagaaaatggaaaaaacAATGTTGCTTTTGCTTGTCTATTTATGCTGGGTAAATTGGAAGACTGTTTACAGTTGTTGGTGGACAG cAACCGGATACCCGAGGCTGCTCTGATGGCCCGGTCTTATCTTCCAAGCAAGGTTTCAGAAATAGTAGCTCTTTGGAGAAAAGACCTTAACAAG GTTAACCAGAAAGCAGCAGAATCATTAGCAGATCCTGAAGAGTATCCAAATATGTTTGAGGACTGGCAAATTGCACTTGAAGTTGAAGAAAGAGCTACAGAAACAAG GAGTAGTTACCCTCCAGCAGAAGAGTATGTGAATTATGTTGATAgatcacatgtgaatcttgtgGATATTTTTAAACACATGCAGTTGGATGATGATGAACCACATGAAAACGGAGAGTTGGATCATGAG GAGGGTGTAGAAGAAAACGGAAATGAAGGGGAATATATTGAtggtcaagaagaagaagaagcagcagCAGCAGCTGCAAATGCAAATGCAAATGCAATGGATAATGATTCTTCAGATGGTGCAGTTTTCGTTAATGGTAACGaggctgaagaagaagaagaagagtggg TGCTTACACCACGTCACCAAGTCGATTAA
- the LOC128127117 gene encoding uncharacterized protein LOC128127117, producing MPLEDIVKSLATSTQSFQQETKASIKSLEQQVSQLAQSVSKMESQGKLTSQTEKNPKHNACAITLRGGKSYESPRMMDEEEEEKEIEVEEADKEEEKKSTPKSKKLIEFEVKVTPAPFPSRLASTKREREDDEIMAMFRKVEINIPLLDVITQIPRYAKFLKELCTSKKKLKGNQIVKVGENVSAVLQKRLPKKCKDPGVFTVSCKMGNLFVPRAMLDLGASINVLPYSSYKTMGIGPLSKTGVIIQLADRSLVHPKGVLEDMLVQVNELVFPTDLYVLDMGDENTPQSSSILLGRPFMSTAKTKIDVANGTLSMEFDGEVINFNIFEAMRYPSDIHSLNLLDVIDSCTNDCFEMSSQDVLTTILSNHFDETGIKKLADKYTLEDELIEVIDPLEKAQPMRVEPPRIKLKSSNPKLLPSIVQPPTLEFKAHPDHLKYAYLGEEETLPVIISTKLAREEEKELVGILKKYKESIGWTIADIKGLSPSLCMHKILMEEDFKPTREA from the coding sequence ATGCCCTTAGAGGACATAGTAAAAAGCCTTGCCACAAGTACTCAAAGCTTTCAACAAGAAACCAAGGCAAGCATaaaaagcttagagcaacaagTATCACAACTTGCTCAATCCGTGAGTAAGATGGAGTCGCAAGGCAAGCTAACCTCTCAAACGGAGAAGAACCCAAAACACAATGCTTGTGCAATTACACTAAGAGGTGGGAAAAGCTATGAAAGTCCAAGGATgatggatgaagaagaagaagagaaagagattGAGGTGGAAGAAGCTGAcaaagaagaggaaaagaagAGTACTCCAAAGTCCAAGAAGCTAATAGAATTCGAAGTGAAAGTCACACCAGCTCCATTTCCTTCAAGGTTGGCAAGCACCAAAAGAGAAAGGGAAGATGACGAAATCATGGCCATGTTTCGAAAGGTTGAAATCAATATCCCTCTTTTAGATGTCATTACACAGATTCCTAGATATgctaagttccttaaggaactttgcacATCTAAGAAAAAGCTTAAAGGAAATCAAATTGTGAAGGTTGGTGAAAATGTCTCAGCCGTGTTACAAAAGCGGCTACCAAAAAAATGCAAGGACCCGGGTGTTTTCACGGTTTCTTGCAAAATGGGTAACCTTTTTGTACCACGTGCCATGCTTGATCTTGGAGCATCAATTAATGTCTTACCCTATTCGAGTTATAAGACAATGGGAATTGGACCTTTATCAAAAACCGGAGTTATCATTCAACTTGCTGACCGGTCTTTGGTACATCCGAAAGGTGTATTGGAGGACATGTTAGTGCAAGTTAATGAGCTCGTTTTTCCCACTGACTTATATGTTTTAGACATGGGTGATGAAAACACCCCACAATCGAGCTCCATCCTTTTGGGGAGACCCTTTATGAGTACCGCAAAAACAAAAATAGATGTAGCCAATGGTACTTTGTCAATGGAGTTCGATGGTGAGGTAATTAACTTTAATATCTTTGAAGCCATGCGTTATCCTAGCGATATTCATTCTTTAAACTTATTAGATGTTATTGATTCATGTACTAATGATTGTTTTGAGATGTCAAGCCAAGATGTGCTAACCACCATCTTGAGCAACCACTTTGATGAGACAGGGATTAAGAAGTTGGCTGACAAGTACACATTGGAAGATGAATTGATTGAAGTAATTGATCCCTTGGAGAAAGCACAACCCATGAGAGTTGAACCACCCCGCATAAAGCTAAAAAGTTCCAATCCGAAACTTCTCCCATCCATAGTACAACCACCGACTCTTGAGTTTAAGGCTCATCCCGACCATCTCAAGTATGCCTATCTTGGAGAGGAAGAGACATTACCGGTGATAATTTCGACCAAGCTGGCacgagaagaagaaaaagagttagTTGGAATTTTGAAGAAATACAAGGAGTCTATTGGTTGGACCATTGCGGATATAAAAGGGTTGAGCCCATCATTATGCATGCACAAAATACTGATGGAAGAGGACTTCAAGCCAACCCGTGAAGCATAG